From one Triticum aestivum cultivar Chinese Spring chromosome 4B, IWGSC CS RefSeq v2.1, whole genome shotgun sequence genomic stretch:
- the LOC123092631 gene encoding flagellar attachment zone protein 1 isoform X2 — MESQHASRGRRTLEEIRQKRAAERMQQQTPAATASHGDPHGNQRAAAELLARVQQLENGNLELERENQMLMSKEVEKDSLVNRLNDIEKNVVPSLKKALNDISLEKDAAVIAKEDALAQVRSMKKRLREAEEEQYRAEEDSASLRAQLNTLQQQVMSNSYSGYAVGTSSEQTLAMEKEIQDLQTQLKQESLLRQQEQQKLAEESLLRQQDQQRLVEEQSRTTSLAAEKREMEEKIAALTKKSSEEASEFAARKAFSMQDREKLENQLHDMALMVERLEGSRQKLLMEIDSQSLEIENLFEENSVLSTSYQEAMSVTMQWENQVKDCLKQNEELRLHLEKLRIEQANLLKTKNTSVELDGQSETSIPPELVTENLSLKDELVKEQSRSEGLSAEIMKLSAQLRKAVQAQNNLTRLYRPVLKDIEGNLMKMKQETYATIL, encoded by the exons ATGGAGTCTCAGCACGCCTCCAGGGGCCGCCGCACC CTGGAGGAGATCCGGCAGAAGAGGGCAGCCGAGAGGATGCAGCAGCAAACGCCCGCCGCGACCGCGTCCCACGGCGACCCTCACG GGAACCAAAGAGCCGCGGCAGAG CTCCTTGCACGAGTTCAACAACTTGAAAATGGGAACTTGGAATTGGAGAGGGAAAACCAAATGCTGATGTCCAAG GAAGTCGAAAAGGATTCCCTGGTTAACCGATTGAATGACATC GAGAAAAATGTAGTGCCCTCGTTGAAAAAGGCTCTAAATGACATTTCATTGGAGAAAGACGCTGCAGTTATCGCTAAG GAGGATGCTCTAGCGCAAGTAAGGAGCATGAAGAAGCGGTTGAGAGAGGCAGAAGAGGAGCAGTACAGG GCAGAAGAAGACTCTGCATCCTTGAGAGCGCAGCTCAATACCCTGCAGCAGCAAGTAATGAGCAACTCTTACAGTGGATATGCAGTGGGAACATCAAGTGAGCAAACTCTTGCCATGGAAAAGGAGATACAGGATTTACAAACTCAGCTAAAG CAAGAGTCACTGCTAAGGCAACAGGAGCAGCAAAAACTAGCTGAAGAGTCCCTACTGAGGCAGCAAGATCAGCAAAGGCTAGTTGAAGAACAATCCCGTACCACTTCTCTTGCGGCTGAAAAGCGAGAGATGGAAGAGAAAATTGCTGCATTAACAAAGAAATCTTCAG AAGAGGCTTCTGAATTTGCTGCACGCAAGGCATTTTCAATG CAAGATAGGGAAAAACTTGAAAACCAGTTGCATGATATGGCTTTGATGGTTGAGAGGTTAGAGGGCAGCCGCCAAAAGCTGCTGATGGAG ATTGATTCCCAGTCATTAGAAATAGAGAATCTGTTTGAGGAGAACTCAGTCTTGTCAACATCATATCAAGAAGCTATGTCTGTTACGATGCAATGGGAGAACCAG GTTAAAGATTGTCTGAAGCAAAATGAAGAGCTTCGTCTCCACTTAGAGAAGCTAAGAATTGAGCAAGCTAACCTGTTGAAAACAAAAAATACTAGTGTCGAGCTAGATGGCCAAAGTGAGACCAGCATCCCACCAGAACTGGTCACAGAGAATCTTTCTCTAAAG GATGAACTTGTCAAAGAACAGAGCAGATCTGAGGGATTATCGGCAGAGATAATGAAACTTTCAGCTCAGCTTAGAAAGGCAGTCCAAGCACAGAATAACCTGACACGCTT ATATAGACCTGTATTAAAAGACATCGAGGGTAATCTGATGAAAATGAAACAAGAAACTTATGCGACAATTCTATGA
- the LOC123092631 gene encoding flagellar attachment zone protein 1 isoform X1, translating into MESQHASRGRRTLEEIRQKRAAERMQQQTPAATASHGDPHGNQRAAAELLARVQQLENGNLELERENQMLMSKFAEKEVEKDSLVNRLNDIEKNVVPSLKKALNDISLEKDAAVIAKEDALAQVRSMKKRLREAEEEQYRAEEDSASLRAQLNTLQQQVMSNSYSGYAVGTSSEQTLAMEKEIQDLQTQLKQESLLRQQEQQKLAEESLLRQQDQQRLVEEQSRTTSLAAEKREMEEKIAALTKKSSEEASEFAARKAFSMQDREKLENQLHDMALMVERLEGSRQKLLMEIDSQSLEIENLFEENSVLSTSYQEAMSVTMQWENQVKDCLKQNEELRLHLEKLRIEQANLLKTKNTSVELDGQSETSIPPELVTENLSLKDELVKEQSRSEGLSAEIMKLSAQLRKAVQAQNNLTRLYRPVLKDIEGNLMKMKQETYATIL; encoded by the exons ATGGAGTCTCAGCACGCCTCCAGGGGCCGCCGCACC CTGGAGGAGATCCGGCAGAAGAGGGCAGCCGAGAGGATGCAGCAGCAAACGCCCGCCGCGACCGCGTCCCACGGCGACCCTCACG GGAACCAAAGAGCCGCGGCAGAG CTCCTTGCACGAGTTCAACAACTTGAAAATGGGAACTTGGAATTGGAGAGGGAAAACCAAATGCTGATGTCCAAG TTTGCCGAGAAGGAAGTCGAAAAGGATTCCCTGGTTAACCGATTGAATGACATC GAGAAAAATGTAGTGCCCTCGTTGAAAAAGGCTCTAAATGACATTTCATTGGAGAAAGACGCTGCAGTTATCGCTAAG GAGGATGCTCTAGCGCAAGTAAGGAGCATGAAGAAGCGGTTGAGAGAGGCAGAAGAGGAGCAGTACAGG GCAGAAGAAGACTCTGCATCCTTGAGAGCGCAGCTCAATACCCTGCAGCAGCAAGTAATGAGCAACTCTTACAGTGGATATGCAGTGGGAACATCAAGTGAGCAAACTCTTGCCATGGAAAAGGAGATACAGGATTTACAAACTCAGCTAAAG CAAGAGTCACTGCTAAGGCAACAGGAGCAGCAAAAACTAGCTGAAGAGTCCCTACTGAGGCAGCAAGATCAGCAAAGGCTAGTTGAAGAACAATCCCGTACCACTTCTCTTGCGGCTGAAAAGCGAGAGATGGAAGAGAAAATTGCTGCATTAACAAAGAAATCTTCAG AAGAGGCTTCTGAATTTGCTGCACGCAAGGCATTTTCAATG CAAGATAGGGAAAAACTTGAAAACCAGTTGCATGATATGGCTTTGATGGTTGAGAGGTTAGAGGGCAGCCGCCAAAAGCTGCTGATGGAG ATTGATTCCCAGTCATTAGAAATAGAGAATCTGTTTGAGGAGAACTCAGTCTTGTCAACATCATATCAAGAAGCTATGTCTGTTACGATGCAATGGGAGAACCAG GTTAAAGATTGTCTGAAGCAAAATGAAGAGCTTCGTCTCCACTTAGAGAAGCTAAGAATTGAGCAAGCTAACCTGTTGAAAACAAAAAATACTAGTGTCGAGCTAGATGGCCAAAGTGAGACCAGCATCCCACCAGAACTGGTCACAGAGAATCTTTCTCTAAAG GATGAACTTGTCAAAGAACAGAGCAGATCTGAGGGATTATCGGCAGAGATAATGAAACTTTCAGCTCAGCTTAGAAAGGCAGTCCAAGCACAGAATAACCTGACACGCTT ATATAGACCTGTATTAAAAGACATCGAGGGTAATCTGATGAAAATGAAACAAGAAACTTATGCGACAATTCTATGA